The Coregonus clupeaformis isolate EN_2021a chromosome 6, ASM2061545v1, whole genome shotgun sequence genome has a segment encoding these proteins:
- the LOC121567469 gene encoding F-box only protein 39-like, producing MDYPEDPEEQLSEDENEEEEEGEDEGIEIMDEEEEEGEAEEDKEPKLGWANLPDVCLRQVFWWLRDRDRVKAALVCRHWHQIMCSPSLWRVRTFNFSGRISKTSRTELETAVCYAKTYGSYLEDLEIRFSHPLNSLVSRRFQQTLRTFLAALRKTGGRLRRLTVNHMELDRAAWCRSVRNALVRSLTFYLRREGSYLGYLSLRGARLNLPQGLEVLEAVAAAQQHIHVGRRPGITHLNLEDFFSQPLAVFISPAFPQVMFRFQGLCTLTLNYSCVSDELLAALSAACRSLGGGGSLQTFTIRCHIHEPHIQVVWGDAWSHLAKHCPDLRVQITVERILNMDKLGRILLREIPLRSLSLTSCYFSEQDWSAKPALTNLVPCYRSCLQKLTLDLNNSHESVDEELLEVVLLCSRLAYLKVWAFLDISFLERLLQKRLEKKTILRTIKVRIYTNKYETQGEDEQLEEVYSRYRQLINSELHYFAISYPML from the exons ATGGATTACCCCGAGGATCCAGAGGAACAACTCTCGGAGGACGAGaacgaagaggaggaggagggggaggatgaaGGAATAGAGATaatggatgaggaggaggaagaaggcgAGGCGGAGGAAGATAAGGAGCCTAAACTGGGCTGGGCTAACCTCCCGGACGTGTGTCTGCGGCAGGTGTTCTGGTGGCTGCGCGACCGCGACCGCGTCAAGGCGGCCCTGGTGTGTCGCCATTGGCACCAGATCATGTGCTCGCCCTCCCTTTGGAGGGTTCGAACCTTCAACTTCTCCGGCCGCATCTCCAAGACCAGCCGCACGGAGCTGGAGACGGCCGTGTGTTACGCCAAGACATACGGCTCTTACCTGGAGGATCTGGAGATCCGCTTCTCCCACCCCCTGAACTCTCTGGTGTCCCGGCGCTTCCAGCAGACGCTGAGGACCTTCCTCGCCGCGCTGCGTAAAACTGGCGGCCGACTACGCCGCCTAACTGTCAACCACATGGAGCTGGACCGCGCCGCCTGGTGCCGCAGTGTACGCAATGCCCTGGTGCGCAGCCTCACCTTCTACCTGCGCCGCGAGGGCTCCTACCTGGGCTACCTGAGCCTGCGGGGGGCCCGCCTCAACCTGCCCCAGGGCCTGGAGGTGCTGGAGGCCGTGGCTGCAGCTCAGCAGCACATCCACGTGGGCCGCCGGCCTGGCATCACCCACCTCAACCTGGAGGACTTCTTCTCACAGCCGCTGGCCGTCTTCATCAGCCCCGCCTTCCCCCAGGTCATGTTCCGCTTCCAGGGCCTCTGCACTCTTACCCTCAACTACAGCTGTGTGTCGGACGAGCTGCTGGCGGCCCTGTCCGCGGCGTGTAGGAGCCTAGGCGGGGGAGGGTCCCTGCAGACGTTCACCATACGATGCCATATCCACGAGCCCCACATCCAGGTGGTCTGGGGGGATGCCTGGTCCCATCTGGCCAAGCATTGTCCCGACCTTCGGGTGCAGATCACAGTGGAGCGGATCCTCAACATGGACAAGCTGGGGAGGATTCTGCTCAGAGAGATCCCGCTGCGCTCGCTCAGTCTCACCAGTTGCTACTTCAGTGAACAGGACTGGAGTGCCAAGCCTGCCCTTACCAACCTAGTGCCCTGCTACAGGAGCTGTTTACAG AAATTGACCCTGGACCTGAACAACAGCCACGAGTCTGTGGACGAGGAGCTGCTGGAGGTGGTGCTGCTGTGCAGCCGGCTAGCCTACCTGAAGGTCTGGGCCTTCCTGGACATCAGCTTCCTGGAGCGGCTGCTGCAGAAACGCCTGGAAAAGAAGACCATCCTCAGGACCATCAAG GTGCGGATCTACACCAACAAATATGAGACTCAGGGTGAGGATGAGCAGCTGGAGGAGGTGTACTCTCGCTACAGACAACTCATCAACTCAGAGCTCCACTACTTCGCCATTTCCTACCCCATGCTCTGA
- the LOC121568265 gene encoding XIAP-associated factor 1-like, producing MTDKEKDTTRVCDQCHKEVAVSNCALHESHCQRFLCLCPDCDEPVPRELLEQHHQDQHSQVKCTKCNKKVERCQLLDHESDECKAKLQCCEFCQLELPLSAMAEHSVACGSRTERCSDCGRYVTLRDQPEHAQICPDLYVPDNPSPQSSKSRRTAVVCRSCMRSFPLEEMAEHQLECDHTSEEAKGDDDDDDDGEENGSHKQEQASPRLTSSMKSVLFSAQGRRQDEGGEGDVDQISTCPHCHLALPVVTLRWHEAKCQIHVNLNEKRARNF from the exons ATGACAGACAAGGAAAAAGACACAACCCGTGTCTGTGACCAGTG TCACAAGGAGGTGGCTGTGTCCAACTGTGCCTTGCATGAGTCCCACTGCCAGCGGTTCCTATGCCTGTGTCCAGACTGTGATGAGCCTGTTCCCAGAGAGCTATTGGAGCAGCACCATCAGGACCAGCACAGCCAG GTGAAATGCACCAAGTGCAACAAAAAGGTGGAGCGTTGCCAGCTACTGGACCATGAG tcgGACGAGTGTAAGGCAAAGCTGCAGTGCTGTGAGTTCTGCCAGTTGGAGCTGCCACTGTCGGCCATGGCGGAGCACAGCGTGGCGTGTGGCAGTCGCACCGAGCGCTGCTCTGACTGCGGACGCTACGTCACTCTGAGGGACCAGCCTGAGCATGCCCAGATCTGTCCTGACCTCTATGTTCCCGATAACCCCTCCCCGCAATCCTCCAAAA GCAGGCGAACAGCAGTGGTTTGCAGGAGCTGTATGAGGTCTTTCCCATTGGAGGAGATGGCGGAACATCAG CTGGAGTGTGACCACACATCAGAGGAGGCTaaaggtgatgatgatgatgatgatgatggtgaggaAAATGGCAGCCACAAACAGGAGCAGGCCAGTCCTCGTTTGACCAGTTCTATGAAGTCTGTATTGTTCTCAGCCCAAGGCAGGAGGCAAgacgaggggggagagggggatgttGACCAGATCAGCACCTGTCCCCACTGTCACCTGGCTCTCCCCGTAGTCACACTACGATGGCATGAG GCCAAATGTCAGATCCATGTCAACTTGAATGAGAAACGTGCTCGGAACTTCTGA